From the genome of Lycorma delicatula isolate Av1 chromosome 11, ASM4794821v1, whole genome shotgun sequence, one region includes:
- the LOC142332566 gene encoding putative prefoldin subunit 5 isoform X6 gives MVPLTGSMYVPGTIADSENVIIDVGTGYYLQKDIDGAKDYFKRKVTFVTEQMEKIQAVGMEKSKIREVTEN, from the exons ATGGTACCATTAACAGGATCT ATGTATGTACCTGGGACAATAGCAGACAGTGAAAATGTTATTATCGATGTTGGAACTGGTTACTATTTACAAaag GATATTGATGGAGCAAAAGACTATTTCAAAAGGAAAGTTACTTTTGTTACCGAACAGATGGAAAAAATCCAAGCTGTGGGAATGGAGAAAAGTAAAATTAGAGAAg
- the LOC142332566 gene encoding putative prefoldin subunit 5 isoform X5 → MVPLTGSMYVPGTIADSENVIIDVGTGYYLQKDIDGAKDYFKRKVTFVTEQMEKIQAVGMEKSKIREDVMDTKLQAQLAAQKQVQAQ, encoded by the exons ATGGTACCATTAACAGGATCT ATGTATGTACCTGGGACAATAGCAGACAGTGAAAATGTTATTATCGATGTTGGAACTGGTTACTATTTACAAaag GATATTGATGGAGCAAAAGACTATTTCAAAAGGAAAGTTACTTTTGTTACCGAACAGATGGAAAAAATCCAAGCTGTGGGAATGGAGAAAAGTAAAATTAGAGAAg ATGTAATGGATACAAAACTTCAAGCTCAGCTTGCTGCTCAGAAGCAAGTACAagcacaataa
- the LOC142332566 gene encoding putative prefoldin subunit 5 isoform X1 — MVPLTGSMYVPGTIADSENVIIDVGTGYYLQKDIDGAKDYFKRKVTFVTEQMEKIQAVGMEKSKIREGIHSKFYKNFVEEGLFPLQHEYFLITLFYLVYFCVFTKEGWKSLSVCDSNIYYGGFNFFLYVIAVAHSFQFL; from the exons ATGGTACCATTAACAGGATCT ATGTATGTACCTGGGACAATAGCAGACAGTGAAAATGTTATTATCGATGTTGGAACTGGTTACTATTTACAAaag GATATTGATGGAGCAAAAGACTATTTCAAAAGGAAAGTTACTTTTGTTACCGAACAGATGGAAAAAATCCAAGCTGTGGGAATGGAGAAAAGTAAAATTAGAGAAg gtATTCATTCTAAATTCTACAAGAATTTTGTTGAGGAGGGATTATTTCCATTGCAGcatgaatattttcttattactttattttatctagtgtatttttgtgttttcacTAAAGAAGGTTGGAAGTCTTTAAGTGTGTGTGATAGTAACATATATTAtgggggttttaatttttttttgtatgtgattGCTGTTGCTCACAGTTTCCAATTTTTGTAG
- the LOC142332566 gene encoding putative prefoldin subunit 5 isoform X3 — MVPLTGSMYVPGTIADSENVIIDVGTGYYLQKDIDGAKDYFKRKVTFVTEQMEKIQAVGMEKSKIREGWREYPYFKSKMAVSNLTQFLCKDFK; from the exons ATGGTACCATTAACAGGATCT ATGTATGTACCTGGGACAATAGCAGACAGTGAAAATGTTATTATCGATGTTGGAACTGGTTACTATTTACAAaag GATATTGATGGAGCAAAAGACTATTTCAAAAGGAAAGTTACTTTTGTTACCGAACAGATGGAAAAAATCCAAGCTGTGGGAATGGAGAAAAGTAAAATTAGAGAAg GGTGGAGAGAATATCCttactttaaatccaaaatggcagtTTCCAACTTAACCCAGTTTCTATGTAAAGATTTTAAGTAG
- the LOC142332566 gene encoding putative prefoldin subunit 5 isoform X7 gives MVPLTGSMYVPGTIADSENVIIDVGTGYYLQKDIDGAKDYFKRKVTFVTEQMEKIQAVGMEKSKIREG, from the exons ATGGTACCATTAACAGGATCT ATGTATGTACCTGGGACAATAGCAGACAGTGAAAATGTTATTATCGATGTTGGAACTGGTTACTATTTACAAaag GATATTGATGGAGCAAAAGACTATTTCAAAAGGAAAGTTACTTTTGTTACCGAACAGATGGAAAAAATCCAAGCTGTGGGAATGGAGAAAAGTAAAATTAGAGAAg GATGA